Proteins found in one Salvia splendens isolate huo1 chromosome 10, SspV2, whole genome shotgun sequence genomic segment:
- the LOC121752449 gene encoding probable aspartyl aminopeptidase → MENPVAIDLLDFLNASPTAFHAVDEAKKRLRSAGYTQLSERDDWKLEAGKKYYFTRNHSTIVAFAVGKKYVAGNGIFIIGAHTDSPCLKLKPITKVTKGGYLEVGVQPYGGGLWHTWFDRDLTIAGRVIIREKKDGSESYSHRLIRIEEPIMRIPTLAIHLDREVNEGFKVNKQTHLAPVLATSVKAELDKLTTGNGFTGTGLGDGKKIEGNTKTNEKHHPLLLQLISAQLGCEPDDICDFELQACDTQKSIVAGALKEFIFSGRLDNLCMSFCSLKALIDSTSSESSLQEETGVRMVALFDHEEVGSDSAQGAGSPVTLDALSRITSSFSSDTKLLPKAIQNSYLVSADMAHALHPNYMDKHEENHQPKLHGGLVIKHNANQRYATNAVTAFLFREIAAKHNLPVQDFVIRSDMLCGSTIGPILASGVGIRTVDVGTPQLSMHSIREMCAVDDVKHSYEHFVAFFQEFSHLDAKLAVDV, encoded by the exons ATGGAAAACCCAGTTGCGATCGATCTTTTGGATTTCTTGAATGCCTCACCAACAGCTTTCCATGCAGTAG ACGAAGCGAAGAAGCGACTGAGAAGCGCAGGATACACCCAATTGTCGGAGAGGGATGACTGGAAACTAGAAGCTGGAAAGAAATATTACTTCACCAGGAATCACTCTACCATTGTTGCATTTGCTGTTGGTAAAAA gtATGTAGCTGGGAACGGTATTTTCATAATTGGTGCTCATACAGATAGCCCGTGTCTAAAACTTAAACCAATTACTAAG GTTACAAAAGGTGGGTATCTGGAAGTTGGTGTGCAACCTTATGGAGGTGGGCTGTGGCACACATGGTTCGACCGTGACTTGACTATTGCAGGAAGAGTAATAATTAGAGAGAAGAAAGATGGTTCTGAATCCTACTCGCACAGGCTTATCAGGATTGAGGAGCCCATTATGCGTATTCCAACTCTGGCAATACACTTAGACAG GGAAGTGAATGAAGGCTTCAAGGTTAACAAACAGACTCACCTTGCTCCTGTGTTGGCTACTTCAGTTAAG GCTGAGCTTGATAAACTGACTACCGGGAATGGTTTCACTGGAACTGGATTGGGTGATGGGAAGAAGATTGAAGGAAACACAAAGACAAACGAAAAGCACCATCCCCTTCTATTGCAG CTAATTTCTGCCCAGCTAGGGTGTGAGCCGGATGACATATGTGATTTTGAACTGCAAGCATGCGATACTCAAAAAAGCATTGTTGCTGGTGCATTGAAGGAATTTATTTTCTCTGGAAGACTGGATAACCTGTGCATGTCATTTTGCTCTTTAAAG GCGCTGATAGATTCAACTTCCTCAGAAAGTAGTCTCCAGGAGGAGACTGGCGTAAGAATGGTTGCCTTGTTTGATCACGAGGAGGTTGGGTCTGATTCTGCACAAGGAGCGGGATCCCCTGTGACGTTGGATGCTTTATCACGCATCACCAGTTCCTTCAGCTCAGACACAAAG CTGCTACCAAAAGCAATCCAAAACAGCTATCTTGTATCAGCTGATATGGCTCACGCCTTGCACCCAAATTATATG GATAAACATGAAGAAAACCATCAACCAAAGCTGCACGGTGGTCTTGTCATCAAGCACAATGCAAACCAAAGATATGCAACAAATGCTGTAACAGCCTTCTTATTCAGGGAAATAGCAGCCAAGCACAACCTTCCCGTGCAG GATTTTGTGATCCGCAGTGACATGCTGTGCGGCTCAACAATTGGTCCAATTTTGGCGAGTGGAGTGGGCATTCGTACGGTTGATGTTGGAACCCCACAACTTTCCATGCATAGCATCAGAGAAATGTGTGCAGTGGACGACGTCAAGCACTCTTACGAGCACTTTGTGGCCTTCTTTCAGGAGTTCTCACATCTTGATGCTAAACTGGCCGTTGATGTCTAG